One genomic window of Monodelphis domestica isolate mMonDom1 chromosome 1, mMonDom1.pri, whole genome shotgun sequence includes the following:
- the TLX1 gene encoding T-cell leukemia homeobox protein 1: MEHLAPHHLHPGHAEPISFGIDQILNSPDQGSCMVSASRLQDADYGLGCIVSSAYNTMTGSYGGAGGGSGSGGAGPGPGPGAGAGAGGGGGYGGGGGSACSMASLAGSYNMNMAMGTGGGGSGGALSSAGVIRVPAHRPLAGAVPHHQPLATGMPTVPAVPSVNNLTGLTFPWMESNRRYTKDRFTGHPYQNRTPPKKKKPRTSFTRLQICELEKRFHRQKYLASAERAALAKALKMTDAQVKTWFQNRRTKWRRQTAEEREAERQQANRILMQLQQEAFQKSLAQPLQADPLCVHNSSLFALQNLQPWSDDTAKITSVTSVASACE; encoded by the exons ATGGAACACCTGGCCCCTCACCACCTTCACCCGGGCCACGCCGAGCCCATCAGCTTCGGCATTGATCAGATCCTCAACAGCCCGGACCAGGGCAGCTGCATGGTGTCCGCCTCGCGCCTACAGGACGCCGACTACGGGCTCGGCTGCATAGTTAGCAGCGCCTACAACACCATGACCGGGAGTTATGGGGGAGCTGGCGGAGGCAGTGGCAGCGGCGGGGCTGGCCCGGGGCCCGGGCCCGGGGCGGGAGCTGGAGCAGGCGGCGGCGGGGGCTACGGAGGCGGTGGCGGCAGTGCCTGCAGTATGGCCTCGTTGGCTGGCTCCTACAACATGAACATGGCCATGGGCACTGGGGGCGGAGGGAGCGGTGGCGCGCTCAGCTCTGCCGGGGTGATTCGGGTACCTGCCCATAGGCCGCTGGCCGGAGCAGTCCCTCACCACCAGCCCCTAGCCACTGGCATGCCCACTGTACCTGCGGTGCCCAGCGTCAACAACCTCACAGGACTCACTTTCCCCTGGATGGAGAGTAACCGGCGATACACAAAGGACAGGTTCACAG GTCACCCCTACCAGAACCGGACGCCCCCGAAGAAGAAGAAACCACGCACATCCTTCACGCGCCTTCAGATCTGCGAGCTGGAGAAGCGTTTTCATCGCCAAAAGTACCTGGCTTCGGCCGAGCGCGCAGCCCTGGCTAAAGCGCTCAAAATGACCGACGCGCAGGTCAAAACCTGGTTCCAGAATCGGAGAACGAAATGGAG GCGGCAGACCGCGGAGGAGCGGGAGGCAGAGAGGCAGCAGGCTAACCGCATCCTTATGCAGCTGCAGCAAGAGGCCTTCCAGAAGAGCTTGGCTCAGCCTCTGCAGGCTGACCCGCTCTGCGTGCACAATTCATCACTCTTCGCCCTGCAGAACCTGCAGCCTTGGTCCGACGACACTGCTAAGATCACCAGCGTCACGTCAGTGGCCTCGGCCTGCGAGTGA